The genomic segment atttcagttgcgttggtaggtatttcattttcatttgcttgtttagctatgtatgacagggttatggttagctatgtatgacagttgacaatgttggtgtattacaattcattatttgggtaggctactccaacttcgttgctggtcgatatgtaaacatttacttttatatatattttatatattgtttatataaGTTAATCGTTAGTTAACTTGTATGACGGTgctcatttgtttacccatgggcCATGGCAACCCGATTGCTACCTGCTGCAGTACTCTGTTTGGCTGAATCGttgagaacgttttagactaaatcaatataaggtcgcgggggGCGGAGCACTGTTCGTTTGTACAGTAACAATATTTGGCCAAAACATTACGAAGAAACGAAATAGTTCATCAATACAGGCAACGAAAAGTGGGGTGGCCATTGGCCCCGTGGCCACATAGGTTCCGGCGCCTATGAATCTGACCCCTCTAGCGAACTCTCTCTTGAATGACCCCTCCCTTCCACATCTTCAACGAACGTTCAATGCATTCATTTGACCAAGGACTTAGCTCAATTGTTGCTTCTGTCTTCTCCAAACCAGTTAACCTGCTCTTTCTGAGATGCTGCCAttctggaaacaaataaagaaaatgacagggctgcaactaacgattattttaataatagattaatctgtcgattagtttttcgattaatcgatgaatcggatagaaaaaaatcaataataattttggaattgccgcatctttattaaaaaactgaacattacttcaaattcacagtgcagactgaagtgtaaaaacaccaggttattgctccaacgtcccggaactattaaaagtaatattaaataataaaaagattaaaaaaacataactgggataacacaaaaaaaaacgtacaatgtatgatatacttttatatgtatgtaagggatgtccatggttaaccggtcaaacctattgatagcatttttcgagactccttgaaatagaacttgtaatattgcttgaATTGCTGGTAAGATGATGATAggtcaagataggacattaaacaggtcatacttctatctttactatctattttatattactgggaaaacaagttttcaccaaaatctcaattattattattttttttctgctgcatttgaacgcaGCAATCATATTAccgagccgacctgaacacatcacatttgacactgtttgtgaccattggttatttttttttttaagctaactagctctatatcctgccgattttaacatggatttaaaaactgcattactggttttaactgacgggactttctacaccgtacggttgtgtgattactaccgctgctttgaatgactgttgatgcacgcggtgccgactccgagcccgtctgcacaacgtctgcagcagcagcagctgacagagttttcggttggactagacggatactgagttgaaggagtttttttaacccaaagacagtgaaggtacaacacttttatgtaggcctactgtccagttttaagatatgaccaaaatacaagctgtggtcactcacactaaagctcgctgtgggcgtgcatgaaccgtgaaccaacctgtcggcggctggctgtaaacagtgctgcgcctatgagtaacttattaatcgcgcgacacaacgaatcgacgaccaaattcgttgccacgcatttagtaatcgatttttatcgattttatcgattcgttgttgcagccctaaacTAGTGCATCTTGGAATCGGCCACGGTAGTAGGCCTACGTTTACATGCACCGCTTAATCAGATTACAGACGTAGTTCGACTATGCTCCattggacaactgcaattgtaCATGGCAgtgagaaaatcgattcattggccgAAGAATGTCATACCCTGGTATGATAGGTTGCGCTGTAcccatttcaactagtggtaATAGAGCTACCTCCGGCTGAACTCTTTACGTCACCAGCAACACCAAACTCAGgcggcattcgagaaagatgttttcagtagacaaaTGTCAGTTCGGCCGCtgcgcaatgaatgaataaagatcggaAAAATATTGGAAAAAATCCATTTCCAATCCGATTGAACATACATTCACGGTTGATGCGACTATCAATCTAATAATGTAGGGGTCTTTATCCGACTATGAGTACCCGATTTGGTCAAATTTTATTCAGATTTAGGTGTATTCAAGCATCTCAAAAACTCAATCATAAATCGGATTAACCCAATAATTAGATTTTCTCGAGTGTCGTGTAAATGTATTGAGTGAGTACTGGTGGACCGTACAGAATCCTGTTGAATTCCCTTTCCTGGTTTTAAGCAATTCCATGGACAACGCGGTGAACTCCCACAAGCAGCAACAAGAGAGGATGCGAGAAATGCCCAGCCAGTGAGTGCACCTTCATATGTATGATGGTGACATTCTTGACCAATGACGTATGATTTTAAATCCTCAATATGACAAGCTTCATGTACCCATCCCTGTTTTCGCCTTTCAGGAGTGGTCCCATCAAGGCCCATTACTGGAGGGAATGATTCAGTCCGTAGGAACACAGGCTGAGACGCCCCTTGATCAGTCCGGGGAACCATTTTGCAGCTGGTTCTTTCAACTCCTAAACAGCCAGAACCCCGCCATAGACCAGAATTCTCCAGAATGGGGACGACAACATTTTTGCAACGATGCAAaactaaatataatatataggtacGATTTATTGAACACATTTATTATTACTTTAAAAAAATTGACATTTCCTCCACAACATAGATACAAAACTTGATTATTGTCCTTTCTAAAAATTTGTTTTGGACAAGCATCCTAAACGTGAAAAGATGTATAGATGTCAAAGTCTGTAAGACTTGAAAGAGTCACCCTCTGTAGCACCTTTGTAGCAATTAGTGTCTAAAAAAGATCTGACATATCAGTTAAAAGAAAGAGTAGGTCTTAACATTGTGGAGATCGTCTTGTAATGCTGAAATGGTGTAATGGTTACGCCAACTTTGTTCTTTGGCGTCAGCGTCACCATTAAATGTGACGCCAGTCTTACCTTTTCACATTTGTtgaaatgtgtgcatgtttcttAACAAATGAGGGTTTAAGTAAAAACatctatggatttttttttcttgttggaTGTTGCCTGTACACCTTTCTTCAAAAAAGCACTGACATTTCTTCCCAATCCCCCCCTTCTACAGCAGGATTGGCCAAAATTCGGGGCTGTACCACGGTGCCGACCGGGTTAACTCGGGTCTGCTGTCGCTGGTCAGGGAGTTTCGGCTGCTCCTCTACCCCAGCACGGAGAACTGCAGGTACCAGGTTGTAAACAACCTGAACAGGGAGGTTCTTCTCGCTGTTGGCGGCACCGTCCAACATGAACCATCCAACGGCAGACTGGGATACTTCGAGCAGGTGTTTGGCCTCATCTACTCGCGGATGGGAGGATATAAGATTAAGTTCACTGATTTAATTATCGGACTACCCGGGATTCCTGATGGGGGAGGAGAAAAGCCCCCAAAGGTTACCTGGGACTTTGATGAGCTGAAACTCCGCttctaatcataataataattatgtttgctttagctttctgctaaatcttaaatacattgcactttctaaaaaagcttttttaactttgccttttttttctaatttattactaaaatgcctttttaactttctattttgcacatttatgagcatatttttttcttttacttatctattattttattttattgtatgacaatgtttatatgtgaagcactttgagtctgccttgtgtatgaaaagtgctgcataaataaagttgccttgccttgcctaacttTGATCTTGAGATTTAGAATCCAAAGGTGTGGGTGCTCTGGCTCATAGCAGAGACGCATGGTTTAGTTTGCAGACAAGGCTGGACTGGGACATTCGGAATAGGGAAATCAAGCACCAATTATTGATTTTCGCCAGAACCTTCTGTCAGGGGTTGATTAAGGTTTAGTTATTCACATACGGTTCTTCAGAGAGAACAGTTTTAAATATCAaagatgttttatttgtttgcgTTCTGTCTGTTCAGCATCCTCCAATTAGGGCGGGTGGTGGCAGGGTTCATAATGTTAGCATAGTAATTTAGAGTTTAGTTTATTGATTTGAGTGTGGATAAGGAACTGAATGTTAGttttacaattattttactttttattatgtTCATGGTTATtggttaaggtacggccacaccaaccgcgttgctcgcgttaggggcgttgaaaatcggcatttttgcatagggaaccattggtctaggcgcggtacacgcgttgaagcgttgcgttgggggcGTTAGACGCGGCAGTTGCACGtgattacgcacgtaaacgcagtaacgcgcccaacgcaccaacgcccggagttcagaaaattgaactttcaacgctccaacgcgtggcgctgggccgcgatagccaatcagcgtggagcttgacccgacgtcactggcagagagtagtgacccttgcacagaagcatacggccgacatctttctttattctgggtggaaatagtgacatagttacgcgattaaatgcgtttatggaaacatttctagcgagaaatgtgcattttactttcataatgttcgctcggtgaatgtgaaggatgtttggtttgatagttatgacgaagagggtgaacgctccgttcacttgcatggacagagtctctggttgctaagcaacctcaacgtcttggcggactatatctctgctgatcaacactgcgaatgctggaaacacaccagacacaccatgtgaagttatttaacccgattattgttatttatatccgagattatttaatctaacccgatctaaactctatcatgcacccaaacacggcggcgtttgggtttcctacctcggactccagcgcagccacggccgacatctttctatattctgggtggaaatagttacatagttacgccattaaatgcgtggATGGAAAAaaattagcgagaaatgtgcattttactttcataatttttgctcagtgaatgtgaaggatgtttggtttgatagttatgacgaagagggaacgctccgttcacttgcatggacatggactcatctagctgcgttggaagcgttgaaccaccacacaccgatCAAGcatcaggttaggcgcgttactcgcggTATCCAACGCGattaacgcggttggtgtggccgcaccatgAGTCCATGATGCTGCGCggaattttccttaaatgtgggcgggcttaaacgcttaagcccgcccacatttagctcctcctcgatctgcgagcTTCGGGAatcctggcactatccactcgccataaatcgacgccacttcgacctgggcgggactttacgtcctacgtcactcgctatgggtgtgcatgtgtgcgcatagccgtcactcgcgatgggtgtgcatgtgagaaaggttttggctttagtgtctatgggttggtaataacggttctgatgatttttctgatggaaaagtggtcttttatttccataatctttgttcagtgaacgcataaacccgtttgttagttagcagttaaacaaaatgcaatctctttgtttacagttaccaacgaccaactgatgattgggggttcgattccctagtgatgcaaggttttttctttcattttggactgcacacacatcgcgagtgacggatactcgaacaatgtacacacatcactgtctttacaatttctaggcaaccgaagtttaaagattgtcaagtggttaactcttgaatcgcatgtaccaagacctgatgggttagtggtcagagaacaactcattaacgcggggataaggggtttgattccttaatgaagctagcttttttctttcatattggactggatgtttgtatgccattttgcgtaacttgtagtttatgatgaagaaatgttactggggttaaggttagggtaacgctaagggtaagacaaagtgtttttgcaacacaatatttcttgcaataacaaagtttaaagttttgatgactccagtaggaaacttaagatacctagagaaatgcgtgagtgctcacaaaacatcaacaagtcagcagtgtggtacagggtgatcatttctgatatacagtacaaaagctgaaactattagccaggagtgggaaagatgcagacgcagacgcgggaagcaataagacgcaccaacacacagttgcctgttgcaaaatggttcagtttgatataaatagttagggttagctggtatggcgttagctggtatggctatcagtgtttcccctagaattttttttaggcccggtggtaagagctgatagtgtgatttgttatacatttttcacgggatgcgagtatttgttggttatttccatataaaacacttgcttagccatcacaagttgataatgattcaataaacacgttattaacaataaactaattttattCACAATACAATTTTTGGTGGtgccatgctaatgatgatataacttaatgctgtggcatcatctgcgcacgcgcgacactgcagttttgtgttttttttttggccggttgttggcctggcgggggcgctcgttggcctggcggcccgccaggcctgaacaatggtaggggaaacactggctatagtctaatgttagcttagtttgtgttgtttcgtcatgttaatcgctagtaatagtaagtcatttgtagaaatatagcctatcatcacagactgtaggaatgtcacccaccctccatcgcgtacgacactgacgctcgtaatctgtagtgcaagggagttcgtgcacagatccctgagacaaacggctacgcgcacacatgcaaacccatagcgagtgacgtaggacgtaaagtcccgcccaggtcgaagtggcgtcgatttagagagtcccgtagaggggggggggtcaaggtgagggtagaggggggggggggggtcaaggtgagggtagaggggggggggggggtcaaggtgagggtagagggggggggggtcaaggtgagggtagagggggggggtcaaggtgagggtagaggggggggggtcaaggtgagggtagaggggggggtcaaggtgagggtagaggggggggtcaaggtgagggtagaggggggggggtcaaggtgagggtagaggggggggggtcaaggtgagggtagaggggggggtcaaggtgagggtagagggggggtcaaggtgagggtagagggggggggtcaaggtgagggtaggggggggtcaaggtgagggtagaggggggggtcaaggtgagggtagagggggggtcaaggtgagggtagaggggggggtcaaggtgagggtagaggggggggggtcaaggtgagggtagaggggggggggtcaaggtgagggtagaggggggggtcaaggtgagggtagagggggggggggggtcaaggtgagggtagaggggggggatcaaggtgagggtagaggggggggggtcaaggtgagggtagagggggggggtcaaggtgagggtagagggggggtcaaggtgagggtagagggggggtttaaggtgagggtagaggggggggtcaaggtgagggtaggggggggggggtcaaggtgagggtagagggggggggggggggtcaaggtgagggtagagggggggggggtcaaggtgagggtagaggtcgAGGGTAGGGTAGATGTGTATAGGTTAACTCATTATGGTCAGTATTAAACATCacataatgcacaacatgcagaaaaagc from the Gadus macrocephalus chromosome 20, ASM3116895v1 genome contains:
- the LOC132448661 gene encoding uncharacterized protein C3orf38 homolog isoform X1, translated to MAGLSSRERTGCNSLLNLMSESDLRSLFDTVTNSHRPIPRSVEDLKEAILFNSNDAVEFLKRRKVQRGLILQYLATQEILMPHKSEITPLIERTLLFWSSDEQFHGQRGELPQAATREDARNAQPEWSHQGPLLEGMIQSVGTQAETPLDQSGEPFCSWFFQLLNSQNPAIDQNSPEWGRQHFCNDAKLNIIYSRIGQNSGLYHGADRVNSGLLSLVREFRLLLYPSTENCRYQVVNNLNREVLLAVGGTVQHEPSNGRLGYFEQVFGLIYSRMGGYKIKFTDLIIGLPGIPDGGGEKPPKVTWDFDELKLRF